The genomic segment CGGAAGATGAGTCCCGGCCCGGTTCGCCTGCCCGAGGATCAGACAGGGGGTCTGAACAGGGATCCGACAACGAGGGCTCGCCACGGCGCTCTGACAACGCCTCTGAACCTGAAGCCTCCAACAACGATGACGACAGCGATTAAATCTTCAAATGTTCCTCACAGACTCGTCCCCTTTGATGCTGAGAAAACTCTCCACATCGTTTTTATTTTCTAGTAAAAGCAGGAGCTTCTGTTCACACAGTATCTTTGAATTAGTctagaaaagtgttttttgtgacagAGCATTGTGGTGTATTCCTCCCGTCTTATGTGTCTTTTCAGAGATGCTGTGTTTTGTTAAAGACAAAGGTGTCAATCTTTTTCTGAAGAGGGTCAGAGGAGAGAATGACCTAAAAATGAGACCTTGCCTCagtttcaaataaaaatgaattgtGTAAGATGTGGACCTTCTGCTTCTGTATTTCACTGTTAGTGACGCAGTAGAAAAGTCCCATCAACTTTGACTTTTGCTTACAACACAATGATTGTCCATTCTTATGTTTTGTGAAAGTAAAGAGTTTCTTTTAAGGTGTGAATGTGGTGTTTCACTACATATACACTCCAGCAACAAACCTAAAATGTCCTGAGCCCAGGACAGTTTAATAATTTAACTGCAAATATCTAAACCTTAAGTTGAAATGTATCAATTCAAGTTTGGAACCAGCTAAACATTGGCTCTGAAGaaatttaaaacattgttttcgTCAAAAATGGGATCAATGACATTGATACAGATCCAAGTAGTAGTTATCCTCCTAACCAAACTCTTTAGAATTAGATTGTATGTCAGTACATATTAACAGGATGTTATgcagtaaaaaataatttctgtCCAAAATGCCATCAAGTTTAAATGAGCTCCATATCTGCACTTATCTGGAGCCAAGCAGCTGTAACAAATAAGAACCTTTATGTACAATGTGCTCTAGTTCTTGATAGAAACATTGGGGATATGTACAGCAAAACCCACCATGCCAAATCAGCCTTGGATTTCAGGAACACTGGTCATAAATTTAGTTCAAATGGTTGTGCGATACctcaaggaaaaaaacaaaaacatgatttagGTTTTCAAGGTCGGCAAGAAAACAAGAATCCTCAGGACAATAAAATGAATTGTTAAACTTTATTCAAGGTTGATCTGTAGTCGTACACTCAACTTCTTGTGCTGACACTCTGAAAGAAGGTTTAAGTGTACACGCACAGTGCATTCTTTATAATTTCATGAAGATAAAAAGACCATTTAAAAACTTGACAAATATGGCAAACCGACGTAAAATTTTCCACACATGGTGGTGAACGACTGTAGCACAGGAAACTAAGCTTTGGCTGTCTCAAAGTTAAAATCGAGACATTCAAGTATAGTCCGAGATACATTAGAGGTATATCCATATGaattgataaattaaaaaaaggccaCACAGATTCATTCCTAACAGCACAAGcgttttgtacatttaaaaaaaaaaaaaaaaagaaagaaagctcttgatttgttaaaataaaaatgggttACTGGAATCACACTGCGCAAACAAAAACCACTGCTGTTAGACATCAAATCCAGATCGTTATGAATTTTCAGACAAAATGGTCAGCTGTCAAGCACAAGGAAACCATTATTAAATCAAGGCAGGTGAAAACTGCAACTTAGGATTGTTTCTAGAAATCAAAGAAAGTGTATTTTAGTATTGCAACGACTCATGATGTCGAGCAAAGTGCATCTAAAAACTGATTAACAAAAGCAgataaaaatgagaaaagactCTTTGCTTTGATGGAGGTTTTTCTCTTTTGTAAACAGTTTAAGTTAATAGTTATGGCAGCACTTGGTGACTGACCAGATGTAAAAGGTGATAAAGGGTCAGGTTCAGGTGCTGGTGGTTTCCTGCACATTACCTactgttaaaaagaaaaacattactCAGGATGattgaaatgtattaaaaaccATCTGCTGTAGGACATCAGAGGTTGAAAATCAAGAGAGAAAAGCATAAATACAATAAGATGGTAGTGAGGCTGGCTTGATCTGGTTAAACATATAGCGGAATGAGTTGTAACAGTGGTTGGAGGGGATAAACACGACTAGAGGAGAGGAGTTGAGGGAGGGGCAAGAagacgaaagaaaaaaaaaagagaaaattgtataaagtaaaaaataaatctttcatTGCATCCTGATAACACATGGCTTTGGCCTGTTCCTCAGTAATCTTCATCCTcagactcctcttcctctgccgtCTCCAGCCAGGTCAGCCACTGGTTCACCTGCaccatcaaaacacaacatctcaATTAGACaaagttttcacatttttgagCCGCTTGATCCTGGTTTTCGGATGATTTTTCCTGCCTTTATTTGCTACAACAGCTTAAGAGTGTGACCGCAAGGAATCATTGCAGCCTCATTTTCAAATCCCTGTACACATGATCAGCACAGTAACCAGGGCTGGACTCTTAAATCTCAGTCACCACCAATTTCTGTACCCACAGAGGATGGTCAGAAACTTTAAGAAAAGGCATTTACATGCTACAGAATTTGGTTTTATGAGTATTCCAGCTAGCACATCAACTTGTCTCAAACAAAGGATATATGGTTAACATGCACTTGTCTGGAATACTCAAAGCTGATCATTACCAGGCTACTATTGATCACATAAATATGTAAAGCTGCCATTCTGTCAGATAGCGGAAAAACTGTACAAAACCAAAAATGATCTCAAGCAGTGGACATAATATTACCTGAAATAATGCTTTCCCCTTCCCTGGATACTCTTGGTTGACATCTTCTTTCCAAGAAAGGAAGCCTTCTTCTTCGATTATTTCCATGTCATAAAAGTTTACAAAGTAGCGAAGCAACATGCCTGAAACCAGAAGAGCAAATATCAACTTCTGCACCAACACCTTCCCTTACTCAGACCAACACTTTTACACCTAACAAGTGTGTGTACGTACCTTTGGGGAAACCCTTTGTGTTGCAGTGGACCTGCAGGGCGTACATGGCGCTGACTTGCAGGTCGATGTGATCGTGCAGGAACTTCTGCATCACCGGCTTGAAAGACAGCAGGAGTTGCTTCTCCTCATCCAGCTGCTCTTTACTGGGGGATGAATGTTGCTCTTCATCATCGTCAGGGTTGATCTCGTAAGCAATGTACTGCAGGAAACTAGCAGAGAAGAAGATTATCAAATCATTGTTAATACTTTAAGACTCGACTTCCAAGATTTTTTcgttattcattttattcaagATTAATTTCATTGGACACAGGGTCCACTGCTGTACCTGGTCATGAGGATGTTGACAAAGCCCTTGTCAGTGTGGAGTTTAGGGGAGATGTTGTCTTTGATCCACTTGTAGATGGACTGTGGAGAGGGATCTACTTTGATTTGCTTCAGCAGCTCCTTCTCCAGTTTCATGAGTGGGAACAAAAAGCTGAGACCTTTCCCCTCGAGAATCTCCAGCATTCTGTCTTTGTTCTGATCGCATTCTATGAgaggatgggggaaaaaaataaaaaaaatacccatCAGTACCAACAAAAGACTCACACTTAGAAAAGAACATATGGTCAGAGCAGGTTTACACATACCAGGTAGCATCTTTAGCATGTTGACCGTGCTCTGCTGGAACAGGTCACCCAGCCACTCACGATCCTTCAGTTTAACCATCTGCTGCAGACAGAGCAGGAACAGTGGGAAATGTGCACCATTCTCCAGCGGATGGGCCAAATCGGTGATGCTGACCAGGTCTACAATGATGGCGCGAGCTGCAAACTGTGCCAGGTAGGACTTAACCAGTGGGATTTCTTCCTCGATTTTGGGACACTGGTCCAGAACACCCAAGAAGGCCtatcaaagacaaacagaatgGTTAGTGCTGAACTGCCGCTTCACATTCAGATGGTAAAGAGTTTAGTACATTCCGattaattttaaatatttgaaggTTACAACACTGACCTGCATTAGGTTTTCTCCAGTGACAATGCCCTCTGTGCAGAGTGCATGGACCAGGGTGCTTGCATGTTCCTTGTCCTCATCTGAACGATCAAGGGAATACACCACAATCTTGTTCAGCATCTCAGACAAGAAGTGCTTTGGAGCCCTCATCTCCCTCACAGCGTTCACTGCCTCATCGATGTTCTTGCTGTTCAGGTAATCTGCCACCAATGTCTCCTGGAGAGGGAATGACATTCAGATTTAGTATGCTAGTTATACAGTATAATGTGGATAAAGGAAGCACACCGCGAGAAACGTACGGTCATTTTCTGCAACTCTTCCTTTGTAGGTGGGGCCTTCTTAGTCGACTTGGCAGGTTTTTCCTGAATAGGAGGAGGGTTGATTTTCAGGCCAAGCTGTGGAGACTAAACAAAGAAAGCCAAATGAATATCTGTTCACTGGGACTAAACACATCAGATAAACAGATTTCTCTGTTAATGATAAAATGTTACCTGTCCTAGCGGTGAACCTTGGGCAGGAATCATAGTCATTGGTGGCTTCTGcacttgttttttattcaagATGAAGGACTGTGCTGGCCTCAGACTGACCTAAAGGGGTGAAGACAGCCAACAGGATCAATTTAAAATGGAGCTCAGCCTACTCCTAACAAAAAACCTCAAGacgcaacaaaaacaaacatgatctCAGATGATCAATGAGAGTGGTCGTACCTCATCAGCATTGAGCTTCCCTTTCTTGCTGAAACGTGGAGCCATGTCCTTAGActgcatctgcatctgcagCTGCGCTGTATGATTCTGTTTATGGCTGAAAACTGGTGAATTCTgccccttttaaaaaaagagatttaaGATTTATAGTGAGGAAAGACTACTTCCTAGATTCACtctaacataaaaaaattacacTGTAGATGTACTGTACATACCTGGCTTGGTTTTATGTATGGTTTGCTTCCAGCTTCAAACTGAGGCTGGTGTGAACCGTTACCGTTTACAGCATGGCCATTGTAGTGTGGGGTTGTGCGATGACGTCCCATGGTTGGGGAATAGTGGTCCTGAATGACCCCTGGACCTGTACCTATGCTGATTCCTAccaaacacaagacaacaaACATTACAACATTGATAAAGGATGTTTCCGTGATTGGTACATCAAGGTGATGGTGTAAAGTTCACATACCAGGCATTTGTCCAAACATATCAGCCAGTCCACCAAGAGGTTCCCTGTCAAACTTGATCTTCGTTGGCAGATAGGAGTTCTCCATGAAGAAGTCATTCCTCATTCCATCGGATGAAGGTGGTATAAAAACACCCAAATCCTGCAACACAGATTGTACCAATAAGGTTAATATTTGATATcatgaatcatttaaaaaaaaaccagacaATTCAAAGTAGACGTGGTAGACTAACCTTCACTGCATCCTGACGAACTTGGTTGATCGTCTTCGGTCCGTTGTCAACGTGAGCTTTACGAGGCGACCAGTGGTTCGCACGCAGCTCCACTGTATTCTGCAGCAGGAAACGAATCCTTGCTGGCAGCTCCTTGTTGATCGTTAAGGACTGCATGCGGCCAAAGTACTGATCCATCAAAGACTGGAATAAGAATGTATTTGTTAGTAAATGGAACAAAGGGATCTTAGGCAACACTGTCACTTGGTTGTTTTCCCACACACTCACCCTGGCCTTTGCGTGATCAAGTTTAGGTCCCACTGTTTTCATTATCTGACAGAGGCATTCCAAATCTTCACCCATATCCTTGAGTTGGACTCTCTTCTTCTTATCCAACAGCTTtaaaagaaatgagaaaaaaaaaaaaaaaaaaaaaaaaaagataaaaattaGGCATCTCAGGACAACTTCCAGGATGTTTTCAGACCGACAGGTTAATCTACACGTTAAGAAAACAAACTAGGTTCATGATAACACCCAACTATGTAATAGTTTGATCAACAAAACTTACTGTTTTGATGCACTTATGAAGGATAGATTCGTGGATGAGGTTGAGTTTGCCAAGTTCACCAATGAATTTGATGTTGCCAAGCATCTTGATCTTTGCAATAGCACGCTGCTCCTCCTCGTCAGAGGTGAGTGGGCCGTCATCTTTGTCGAAGACTACAGAACAAAAAGGAATTTTTAAACAATTCACTACAAGACCAAATCTTATATGATACATATGTATCAAATGTAATTTACTCACGTTCAACATTTCTGGCACGGTTCTCAAATTCATCTTGAAGCTTGGAAATCAGAAGCCGTCTGAAGgtctgtaaaacaaaacaaaaaattctAAATCCAAAATGGACAATACCAGAAAGCAGTAATGCAAGACCATATTCTTGTGCAAATCTTACAGTATTCTGCTTTTGTGTTGCTGGATTTTCTGATGATGGCTCTTCAAAGTTTGGTGCATCCTCTGCCAAGCGTAGACATAGTTGAGCGTATAACTGGCTATACTTGGGCTCTTCAAGGGCTTTGTCAACAATCTTgggtgaaaaaaagagaaaataaattaagtgCCAATTTCTATAAGTTAAAATACATGTACATGAACACAGTATAAAGAGAATACGCACCAACAAGATGATTCCTTTTAAGACAAGTTTTGACTCTATGCCAACATTGAGGAGCTCCAGGCATAGTTTGTCAAACTTCTCAGGAGTCAGCTTATTAAGTATGCTAGAGAGGAGACAACATAGCAATAACATTATGAATTTAATTAATCTCAAGCTGGCATATTCAGGTCCTATGTTACAATGTCAATAACACTACACCAACATTAGTGTAACTGAAGTAAAAATGGATTGAATTGAAAACTTACCCTCTCACTTTCCTGAAGATTGCATCCTTATGCCCTTTCTCGTTGTAGGAGTTTGCATCTCTTCTAATGCGTCGAGAAGGTACCCATCTCTGAACGCCAGGACCTGGGGTTTTCCCCAGGAACTCgctataaaacaaaaaagagataaTGTTATAATACAGGAAAGCAAAACCTTATCGCAGTTATGTAGCCTTGATATCTTTGGTGATCGAAATACAAAAGGCCCCGCCTCAACTTACAGCAATGCCACTAAACACTAAAATCTGTTGATAATTAAATCAGGCATTTTATGCCAAAGTGAGCATGAGGGAAAAGGATGTAGTCACATTGCCAGGGTGTGACACAATCAGCTGCTCGactgttaaaatgtttgtcTTGACATGTTTGCATTCTCATTTTTTTGAGCATGAAGACTTGCAGTGAGAAGTTAACTGACTTATAACGGGCTGTACATTTCAGCCACCAACTACAAATAGGTTGTTCATACCATAATTTACATAACATGACTTTCTTTGGTATACCATTGATCATCTGAGAGAATCACAAGGAAAACACCCCTTGAGCTGGCATGCTACCAGCTTGTGTGTCAAAATATTGACCATGGCAACACCCCAACCCCTGCTAATGAGGTGGAAGGTCGTGAAATCTCAAAGTAAAGCTGCCAAATATCCATTTTCCAAATGACAAGCTATATCACAACAACAGGAAACCACCACCCTGTCATGGCATCAAGCCATATATTAGAGACACCCTTTTCTCCCAGAGGTGCTAATGTAAAAGAATTATAAGTGGAAATGCAAATAAAGCCCAATTTCAATGTGGATTAATTGTTATGTACCTTGGACTAGTGTCTAGGTGCTGAATGTGAAAGGAAAAGTAGAAAATCACCTGTTGCAGACAGTCTTGGGATAGTGCTGAGGTgcacccccacctcctccccctaCGCTGTGAtacaataaaaagataaaaaaaaaaaaaaaaggttttaactTAAGATAAGGAAATGTGATCCTAGGGCTTTGTGTGAAGTACTGTAAAGGGTTTCAGTATAAAAAAGGTGACAAGGCAGTGAAATACCTGAAACGAGAAGGACCCCCTGGTGCAACGACACTCTCCACTTTGGCGGCTTGACAAATTATATCTGTAAAGAAAGATGTACTAGGAGAAGGACGGGAAAGAGCGACCTGAAAGTAGAgacacacaggaaaacacattAGTTAGCTGACAGctagggatttttttttaatggaaactAACACACATTGACGTGCCATCGAGCACATTACAACCAGGTGACATTAGTATCTGACACACTGGGCTTTTATTTATAGTAAGTGTTAAGAGATTTCAACCAAACTGTTGAGCACATGAGCGCCTACACGTGTCCGTACAAGTGGATGTGAAACTGAAcagtgctaacgttagctagcttagcaCAGTGAAGCTAGCTCACTACGATGGCGATGTTGTGTCGACGTCTGTTTCACAATCGCTTTGTTTCTCATAACCTCAATCCAACGATTCAACTCTCTTCAGAAACAACCAACAATAAATTATCGGTAACACAGGTTTCCTTTGCACAGccttaatttgatttaaatcaCGGAGGGCAGCGCTAACATTTAGCTACAGGAAACGCTGTACGATATGTCGACACAAGTCGACCTAGATAATTACATCAAGGCACATGTAGCCAACAAGGGCCTTGAAGTAATTACCCAGATCTGACCTTTGAGTAATCCTCAATCATTTGGATTCAGAAAGACTTCTCAATGTAGTCTTAAGTACCTGGTTCCTAATTCTACCCCTCAATTAAACAATTTACGGAAAAAAATATCGAATACCGTGTGTAGAAAACCTTTGTTCTACCAATGTAAAATCGTTTTATATAATTCAACGAAATGTGTATTCATTTGGATATGAAATTACTTTAATACAAGCCAAGAAGAAAAACCCCATCAGCTGATTTTATGAGGTCTTTGTTCAGACACCGGATGTCCACTCACAGCGACATCTTGAGGGGTTTTGTTATGTAGGCCGCCGGTAAGCTAACAAGCCGTAAACAACTCTTGGACAGCAAATGCCGTTTTTTCTGACCAGAAAAAACAGTTTAGCCGCACTTCAATGACAACGAGGTCAAGTTGACTTGAAAatccacatatatatataaatcacaTTATCCTAATTAGACGAACTTCGTACCAGATCGGTTAGTTAACAGTTAACCTAGTTAGCTTACGTTAGCAGGGCGAGGAAAACAGCGACATGGCTTACCTTTACAAAAAGAACGTCAGCTTAGTTGTTGTCTCGACaacaaagatataaaaaaaataaagaaagagtaGAAAAGAGCTCAAAAGTCGTGTTAGACCCttaaaggtttgtttttatCGTTAAAAACACGACGGTGGAGCGGTGCTAGGTACCGGCCGGCTTCTCTGAAGAAAGACTGCTGACTGTTCACCGACGTCATGCGGAAGCCGCTTTTTGTGTGGGGGCTGACGGGGACGTCATCATCCCACCCAGTCGACGTCACTTACAAAAAAACACCTCATGGACATTTCGCAATCTGCTCTCATCAGAATAACGTGCCAGGCATCCGGTCCAGAGGGTTTATTCTCCCCTAATTTTATGTGGCGATGAGCTCGGACATACTGATCACCTAACATTAATCTGTGTAGTCAGagtttaattgatttttttaacagttgattagtttttttggggggcctGAATACACATTTCTCACATTTGGATACAGAGGAATGTATGGAAACTCATTCATGCCAGgtaaataaatgcattaatgttgatagacatctttgacatgaTGATGTGATAATTCAAAAATGTGACTTCATAACTCATAACATTGATTTTTGGGCTCACAAGTTTGACTTTTCGTCTCATAATTTGAATCCAGAATGATGAGAAATTGAGTTGAAAATGTGCGTCTCATAACTTACTATTTTAATGAATTTAACTTGGTATCTCATAGAGCTGGGTAATACATTGATGTATTAGCATTGTGATgtagattttggatattgttatatcGTGATATGGCAcgagtgttgtcttttcctggttttaaagctGGCATTATAGTAAAGTGATGTGACTTTCTGATCTCACCAAACTGTTctacttagtcattatatccacattactgatctGAGACATCTCATTGTGCTAATATAAAAGTAATAGCCAACCCTATAAAACATTGattatttggtcaaaaatattggGATCTTTTATGTTGTTGCTCACTTCTAGTGTTTATGAAGGGcgtttgaggagatttcaaaagaTGAAGATACATATTTTGTATCGTGATATCGTTCTAATATATTTTGCAATATTATTTTATGGCCCGGCCCTAGGATCTCAAAATTGACTTTTTCCTCGCATTTATGTTTCTAACTTTGatttagtatctcataatttcaaATCCTAATTATCTAAATCAAAACTGTATAATCCCATGATTTTGTCTTTCATCTCATAATTTTTACCTACCATGAGGATTTGGTTTTTGCCTAATTTTCTCCTGGTGGATGTGATTTTTCATACAAAAGACACCTCCATCACGGCAGAACAAGGCTAACTGGATTGTAAATTCACCAGGGTTGCCCTATCGATCCTCCCAGGGAGACTCAATTTTCATGCCCTTGTCCAGGGTGAAGTCTGAGCACAGGGTTAGCTACAGGCCATCAACCCTGGAGCCAGTAGGGATTAAGTGTTTTTACTCAAGGATGCCACAGGAGGAGGATCGATTGCTGTTGTCAGAAGACTCAAAACCTTTTCAGTTGAGAAACAACTATAGCCTGTCCCCCTAATGGGTACCTGAATGTTTTATGAGACTGCTAGGAGTTGAATTTAAAAGCCACGGGGCATGCGTACATAATTAAACCATTTACATGTACTGAGTTTAAGCGCGTGGACTTACAGGCTGATTGTACGCTCATGGTTTCTATCCACTGGTGTAAGAGTAAGACGTGTCAACACACGCTGGCTATTTTGCATGAAGTAGTGGTTCCCAGTGGATtcctgtcatgcttttaatgaCTACCTTGACCCTTTTAAAACTAATGACAGCATTTTCACAGAATGTACATGGTATATTCATGgg from the Sparus aurata chromosome 4, fSpaAur1.1, whole genome shotgun sequence genome contains:
- the eif4g2a gene encoding eukaryotic translation initiation factor 4 gamma 2a is translated as MLGNIKFIGELGKLNLIHESILHKCIKTLLDKKKRVQLKDMGEDLECLCQIMKTVGPKLDHAKARSLMDQYFGRMQSLTINKELPARIRFLLQNTVELRANHWSPRKAHVDNGPKTINQVRQDAVKDLGVFIPPSSDGMRNDFFMENSYLPTKIKFDREPLGGLADMFGQMPGISIGTGPGVIQDHYSPTMGRHRTTPHYNGHAVNGNGSHQPQFEAGSKPYIKPSQGQNSPVFSHKQNHTAQLQMQMQSKDMAPRFSKKGKLNADEVSLRPAQSFILNKKQVQKPPMTMIPAQGSPLGQSPQLGLKINPPPIQEKPAKSTKKAPPTKEELQKMTETLVADYLNSKNIDEAVNAVREMRAPKHFLSEMLNKIVVYSLDRSDEDKEHASTLVHALCTEGIVTGENLMQAFLGVLDQCPKIEEEIPLVKSYLAQFAARAIIVDLVSITDLAHPLENGAHFPLFLLCLQQMVKLKDREWLGDLFQQSTVNMLKMLPECDQNKDRMLEILEGKGLSFLFPLMKLEKELLKQIKVDPSPQSIYKWIKDNISPKLHTDKGFVNILMTSFLQYIAYEINPDDDEEQHSSPSKEQLDEEKQLLLSFKPVMQKFLHDHIDLQVSAMYALQVHCNTKGFPKGMLLRYFVNFYDMEIIEEEGFLSWKEDVNQEYPGKGKALFQVNQWLTWLETAEEEESEDEDY